The DNA window GAGACGGGGGGTGTGAGGCCGGGGGGCGTGAGGGGTCTCCAGGTTGGTACGTCACTAAGTCGGAGGTGACGGGCTGAAAACTGGAGCTCAGCCGCTTGTGTTTGGATCCAGAAGTCAAGCGAGACTTTAAAGAGACGACACGCGTGAGAAGGTGTCGCGCCTGGACCTGCCTTGAGGTCGGGGGGTGGGGCGGGGGGGACTTCAGGAACTCTAGTCTAAGGGCTCTGAACCTGTCTGATCTGGAGGCCCACCTTACTCCGAACTAATGGACGTGGGCCCAGTCAagtcatagaactgattcataacTCTTATATCATATTGAATCTACTcgcacgtaaacaaaccaaaccttctgatcatcacaaagatatttgtcatggaaaagtccaaccagcagcagaagcagctgcaagtcatggtcatcacatttactcatgaaaaaaataaagaaaaaatacacttgatgcaaactgttgagaaaattggaaaaaactcaatacaattctgaataaaataaatatgatgaaaccatgtttaaatatcatgaaacaaaaacaatatattttatttaaactccaaagaagatacaagtgaagtgtaaatgaacgtcattcattttcaaaactgctccaacaggtgaacagtgtttcctgtagggggcgccatcgcTTCCTTTATCATTGTTCCTTGTGGTTGAGACTCACTGGTCCAGTCAGCAGCATGATCAAGTCTGGTGAGAGCCAGGTCGGTGAAGCTCAGTGGCGTGGTCTGACACAAGACAGATGGATGGGATGCAGACAGGAAAGGTGCACGAGGAGCCAGTCAGACTGGCACCTTTGGCCCACACAGCAGAACACAGGACCCAGCTCTCCACACACGACAGCGTTAGGATCCATATCAGGACAGTGGTCCTAATGTAATGGCCAAAACTACTCAAAACTGAGCTCATCTGGAACCGAAGTGAAAACCGGGCTGGTCGGGTGTCTCCTCAGGTGAACCTGACCTCGGTGGACGGACACACGGCGCTGTCACACGCCTGCGGTGGAGGACGAGCCAGCTGCGCcgcgctgctgctgcggcaCGGCGCCGCGCCCGGCGGATCCAGCCCGGCCAGCTCTGCCATGCACGTGGCCGCcgccagaggtcagaggtcagccgcTGATCCAGCAAGCCCAACCTCACCGGTGGCCGACCCTCTGCCAGGTCAGCCCGGCTGCATGGAGGCCCTGGTCCGGCACGGCGCCGACGTGGATCAGCGCGTCCCTCCCTCAGGGAGCCCCCTGCAGGTGGCCTGCTCCCATCAGCATCTGAGCGCCGcggagaagctgctgcagctgggtgACTGTCCTCGTCGCCAACCACACTGACATTTCggttcatttttcatgatttatttcacGTCAGAGTTTCAAAGCTCATTTCTTTTCACTCTTAACTTCTCTTTTCGGCCCGAGCGTGTGGTGACCTGACGTATGGAGAGCAGATGACTAGCACTGTTGGTCTAACTGGACCCGACTCCTCCTCAGGCGCCTGCGTGAACTCGGCGGCCTCAGGTGACTCGCCGCTCCACATCGCCGCCCGTCTGTCCCACCAGGAGATGCTGTCTCTCCTGCTGAGCCACGGGGCCGACCCCCGCCTCAGGAACCGGGAGGGCAAGCGGCCCGTGGACCTGGCGCCGGCGGGCAGCGCGGCGGAGCAGCTGCTGACACACGCTGGAGGTACTTGAGCCCGACGCCGGAGCCACGTCCCCGGCTAACGGCCTCTTCTGTCCGGCCCCCGTCCCAGCAGGGCCCACTCTGATGCAGCTGTGCCGGCTGCGCATCAGGAGGACGCTGGGAAGGACCAGGCTGGGCGTGATCCATGAGCTGCGCCTCCCCACAGAGCTCCAACTCTATCTTCTCTTCCAGACCTGAGGAGCGTCAGCCGCAACTGCATGTCCAGTTCTATAAAACCTGTTGTCAAATCCAACGACAACAAAAGCTCCAGAAGTCAGAGACTGGACCAATGGGACTGAAGTGTGTTGTATCCTCATGTTGGTGAAGAGGAGATTAAAGAGTGTCACTTACTGCGGGAATGTTGCGCTCTGAAAGGACCCcggagccatttgttctggaaaagcgGGGCCCtaagatcagaaaggttcaggACCTCTTGTCTAAGATCAGGCTGGAGAGCATGTTACGGATCTAGAGCTTCATGTCCTCTGAGAGCTCAGCAGACAGTCAGGACGTCCTGAGCCACGCTCCGCCGCTGGTGTCTCTCCCAAGCTGCTCCCTGCACCTGCAGACTCTGAAGTGAAGCAAGCGTTGGAGCACCTCAGGACAGGTGCAGACGGACACCCTTGTCCACGTGGGCCTCACCTGGAGAAGACTGGCGCCGTGTGTGAATGAGTCCAGGCCATTGcacttttggaaaaaaagtttattaTTTACAGgc is part of the Synchiropus splendidus isolate RoL2022-P1 chromosome 10, RoL_Sspl_1.0, whole genome shotgun sequence genome and encodes:
- the LOC128766370 gene encoding ankyrin repeat and SOCS box protein 9-like isoform X1; the protein is MLCLTGSDVRAAQEELMRSKCLAEVPERAAEERDMSACEDEQAPRFFSNALMSEPESDWSPVHDAAFNGRVLALRSLVAQGACVNLSTREQLTPLHAACLQGHAACVKVLLENAANVNLTSVDGHTALSHACGGGRASCAALLLRHGAAPGGSSPASSAMHVAAARGQRSAADPASPTSPVADPLPGQPGCMEALVRHGADVDQRVPPSGSPLQVACSHQHLSAAEKLLQLGACVNSAASGDSPLHIAARLSHQEMLSLLLSHGADPRLRNREGKRPVDLAPAGSAAEQLLTHAGGPTLMQLCRLRIRRTLGRTRLGVIHELRLPTELQLYLLFQT
- the LOC128766370 gene encoding ankyrin repeat and SOCS box protein 9-like isoform X2; protein product: MLCLTGSDVRAAQEELMRSKCLAEVPERAAEERDMSACEDEQAPRFFSNALMSEPESDWSPVHDAAFNGRVLALRSLVAQGACVNLSTREQLTPLHAACLQGHAACVKVLLENAANVNLTSVDGHTALSHACGGGRASCAALLLRHGAAPGGSSPASSAMHVAAARGQPGCMEALVRHGADVDQRVPPSGSPLQVACSHQHLSAAEKLLQLGACVNSAASGDSPLHIAARLSHQEMLSLLLSHGADPRLRNREGKRPVDLAPAGSAAEQLLTHAGGPTLMQLCRLRIRRTLGRTRLGVIHELRLPTELQLYLLFQT